The following proteins come from a genomic window of Streptomyces liliiviolaceus:
- a CDS encoding DUF5949 family protein, translating to MTSISSETRPFPAADLGTLVVMAWSGEQPDGDMPYLLAYSLGDGANGPEGSAAAVEQLLKANGLPLGDEIVDATRQPSFPVSLLVESGQAVVSMTQLNAQCPVPPEWLEAVGERGYAYFLFTTRPWAEAEPGKPVEPEALAAFAGDEETLNNATHALVPARSLRA from the coding sequence GTGACCTCAATCTCCAGTGAAACGCGCCCTTTCCCCGCCGCGGACCTCGGCACCCTCGTCGTCATGGCGTGGAGCGGTGAACAGCCCGACGGCGACATGCCCTATCTCCTCGCCTACTCCCTCGGCGACGGCGCGAACGGCCCCGAGGGCTCCGCGGCCGCCGTCGAGCAGCTGCTGAAGGCCAACGGACTGCCCCTCGGCGACGAGATCGTCGATGCCACCCGGCAGCCGAGCTTCCCGGTCAGCCTCCTCGTCGAGTCGGGTCAGGCCGTCGTCAGCATGACCCAGCTCAACGCCCAGTGCCCCGTACCGCCCGAGTGGCTCGAAGCCGTCGGCGAACGCGGCTACGCCTACTTCCTGTTCACCACCCGCCCGTGGGCCGAGGCCGAGCCGGGCAAGCCCGTCGAGCCGGAGGCGCTGGCCGCCTTCGCCGGCGACGAGGAGACCCTGAACAACGCGACGCACGCCCTCGTCCCGGCACGCAGCCTGCGCGCCTGA
- a CDS encoding chaplin, translating into MSRIAKGLVFTSVAAAAMAGTAGIAAADSDAHGAAANSPGVLSGNLVQVPVHVPINLCGNTVNVIALLNPAFGNECAND; encoded by the coding sequence ATGTCGCGTATCGCGAAGGGCCTGGTCTTTACCTCCGTTGCCGCCGCCGCCATGGCGGGCACCGCCGGCATCGCCGCCGCCGACAGTGACGCGCACGGCGCAGCCGCGAACTCCCCGGGTGTCCTGTCGGGCAACCTGGTGCAGGTCCCCGTCCACGTGCCGATCAACCTGTGCGGCAACACCGTGAACGTCATCGCTCTGCTGAACCCGGCGTTCGGCAACGAGTGCGCCAACGACTGA
- a CDS encoding DUF3344 domain-containing protein, which yields MRNSLGLLLRRGMLGAFSLASLWVPGGPAAAAPAPPDTTAAPPAAEAESLAFTQRYRALGHGGIVRAANSSITCRTPVAPTAVSCPAARGGLAVANDGFDMFYTDIDKDPNTYNSSSAEVRLPSGARVSYARLYWGGNLRVGEQKPPKDNGRVLIAEPGGQYKQVLADTLVGHRVARGADAFQASADVTRLVRSSGAGAYTVAQVNVAMGHSAAGAWGGWTLMVAYEKASEPLRHLAIWDGFGPLGPDEDRVVRVDDLPFPAGATGRMGFVAYNGDRGRRGDSLTVSAGRGGAVALGNSANPRDDVLNSTIAESDGAASRRTPSYPNTLGYDSDVLDLREGLRRGGDRLDFRLASRRDAAWAGALFVAVDAKR from the coding sequence ATGCGCAATTCCCTGGGTCTTCTGCTGCGCCGTGGGATGCTGGGTGCTTTTTCCCTCGCCTCGCTGTGGGTGCCGGGCGGACCGGCGGCGGCCGCCCCCGCCCCGCCGGACACCACGGCCGCACCGCCCGCCGCCGAGGCGGAGAGCCTCGCCTTCACCCAGCGGTACCGCGCGCTCGGGCACGGCGGGATCGTCCGGGCCGCCAACTCGTCGATCACCTGCCGCACACCCGTCGCGCCGACAGCGGTGTCGTGCCCCGCCGCCCGCGGTGGTCTGGCGGTCGCGAACGACGGCTTCGACATGTTCTACACGGACATCGACAAGGACCCGAACACCTACAACTCCAGCAGCGCCGAGGTCCGTCTGCCGTCGGGCGCCCGCGTCTCGTACGCGCGGCTGTACTGGGGCGGCAATCTGCGGGTCGGTGAGCAGAAGCCGCCCAAGGACAACGGACGGGTGCTGATCGCGGAGCCGGGCGGTCAGTACAAGCAGGTGCTCGCGGACACCCTCGTCGGGCACCGGGTCGCCCGGGGCGCGGACGCCTTCCAGGCCTCGGCGGACGTCACCCGGCTGGTGCGCTCCAGCGGCGCGGGCGCGTACACCGTGGCGCAGGTCAATGTGGCGATGGGGCACTCGGCGGCCGGCGCGTGGGGCGGCTGGACGCTGATGGTGGCGTACGAGAAGGCGTCGGAGCCGCTGCGGCATCTGGCGATCTGGGACGGCTTCGGCCCGCTGGGGCCGGACGAGGACCGGGTGGTTCGGGTGGACGACCTGCCGTTCCCCGCGGGGGCCACCGGCCGCATGGGGTTCGTCGCCTACAACGGCGACCGCGGGCGGAGAGGCGACTCGCTCACCGTGTCGGCCGGGCGGGGCGGGGCGGTCGCCCTCGGCAACAGCGCCAACCCCCGGGACGACGTACTGAATTCGACGATCGCCGAGTCCGACGGGGCGGCTTCCCGGCGGACGCCCTCGTATCCGAACACGCTCGGGTACGACTCCGACGTCCTCGATCTCCGCGAGGGTCTGCGGCGCGGCGGGGACCGGCTGGACTTCCGGCTGGCGTCGCGGCGGGACGCGGCCTGGGCCGGCGCGCTGTTCGTCGCCGTCGACGCGAAGCGCTGA